One stretch of Anaerobacillus sp. CMMVII DNA includes these proteins:
- a CDS encoding arsenic resistance protein codes for MFKNIFYFPAKNLSIVVTLMIIVGLIVGSAIDTEFLRVLMPIAILAMIVPTMIGFHWKEMVSVTHYKVFIAAAIINFIIIPLLAYFLGFVMLKGDPELFAGLALASLLPTSGMTISWTMFYKGNVSAAIKITAISLIAGAIITPIYLTLMFDQIIDADLSFLFMKVMLVVFVPMIVGTFIHRWLMKKYSQEKFNKKVKPVLPAISTWGLMLIIFVMASINATIIFSESAIILQAILILVLFYLLNFAISTIVGKWLFNREDSIALVYSTVLRNLSIALGIAVTSFGPKAGLILALAFVIQIQAATWYGKLTDRFGVFKG; via the coding sequence ATGTTTAAAAATATATTTTATTTTCCAGCTAAAAATTTGTCAATTGTCGTCACCTTAATGATCATAGTAGGGTTAATTGTGGGAAGTGCGATTGATACAGAGTTTTTAAGGGTCTTGATGCCGATAGCGATTTTGGCCATGATTGTCCCAACAATGATTGGGTTTCATTGGAAAGAGATGGTAAGCGTCACTCATTACAAGGTATTTATTGCTGCGGCAATCATTAACTTCATCATCATCCCATTATTGGCTTACTTCTTAGGCTTTGTTATGTTAAAAGGAGATCCAGAACTATTTGCTGGACTAGCTTTGGCATCGCTATTACCAACAAGTGGAATGACGATTTCTTGGACGATGTTCTACAAAGGGAATGTTTCAGCAGCTATTAAAATAACGGCGATTAGTTTAATTGCAGGGGCAATCATAACACCAATTTATTTAACCTTGATGTTTGATCAAATCATCGATGCTGACTTATCGTTTTTATTTATGAAAGTGATGTTAGTTGTTTTTGTACCAATGATTGTAGGTACATTCATTCATCGCTGGTTAATGAAAAAATATTCTCAAGAAAAATTTAACAAAAAAGTGAAACCAGTATTACCTGCCATTAGTACTTGGGGATTAATGTTAATTATTTTTGTGATGGCAAGCATTAATGCAACGATCATTTTTTCGGAATCAGCGATTATTCTTCAAGCTATTCTTATATTGGTTTTATTTTATCTTTTGAATTTTGCAATTAGCACGATCGTAGGAAAATGGCTGTTTAATCGGGAAGATAGTATTGCCCTCGTTTACAGTACTGTCCTTAGAAATCTATCGATTGCCTTAGGGATCGCGGTTACCTCATTTGGACCTAAAGCCGGTTTAATTCTAGCCCTTGCTTTTGTCATTCAAATTCAAGCTGCAACCTGGTATGGTAAACTTACAGATCGTTTTGGTGTGTTTAAAGGCTAG
- a CDS encoding UPF0158 family protein, with the protein MNSKVKLQDIIDQIQTQFDETHSFVNLKTGQTFFVTTEELRKAEEDDELFEGLAEWEIDSLKLAIDVLENEEDYLELPDKFEINEYEMIEDYCYSISNENYKNILLRAIQGKGAFRRFKDQIIDLGIEQDWYQFQGEKYKEIAIKWCKNHEIEYVE; encoded by the coding sequence ATGAATTCGAAAGTGAAATTGCAAGATATTATTGATCAAATACAAACCCAGTTTGACGAGACTCATTCGTTTGTAAATCTGAAAACTGGACAAACTTTCTTTGTGACAACTGAAGAATTGCGAAAAGCAGAGGAAGATGATGAGCTGTTCGAAGGGTTAGCTGAATGGGAAATTGATAGCCTCAAGTTAGCAATTGATGTACTTGAGAATGAAGAGGATTACCTTGAACTTCCTGATAAATTTGAGATTAATGAATATGAGATGATTGAGGATTATTGCTATTCAATTTCGAATGAAAACTATAAAAATATCCTCTTAAGGGCAATCCAAGGTAAAGGTGCATTTCGCCGTTTCAAAGATCAAATTATCGATTTAGGAATTGAACAAGATTGGTACCAATTTCAAGGCGAGAAGTATAAAGAAATTGCCATTAAATGGTGTAAAAACCATGAAATTGAATATGTCGAATGA
- a CDS encoding L-threonine 3-dehydrogenase — translation MKKILLTGALGQIGSELTLKMREIYGANNVIATDIRDNGSEVVQSGPFEILDVTDHQAMFEVATKHKVDTVIHLAALLSATAEKMPLLAWNLNMGGLVNALEVARELNCKFFTPSSIGAFGPSTPKDQTPQDTIQRPTTMYGVNKVSGELLCDYYYHKYGVDTRGLRFPGLISYATPPGGGTTDYAVDIYYKAIEDAKYTSYIAEGTYMDMMYMPDALNAIINLMEADSTKLIHRNAFNVTAMSFEPSQIAAEIKKHIPNFEMNYDVDPVRQGIADSWPNSIDCSAATQEWGFKAEYDLAKMTVDMLNKLKKTVTV, via the coding sequence ATGAAGAAAATTTTACTGACGGGTGCATTAGGACAAATCGGTTCAGAGCTTACTTTAAAAATGAGAGAAATTTACGGAGCGAATAACGTAATTGCTACAGATATTCGTGATAATGGCAGTGAGGTTGTTCAATCGGGGCCTTTCGAAATACTAGATGTAACTGATCATCAAGCAATGTTTGAAGTCGCAACTAAACATAAGGTAGACACTGTCATTCATTTAGCTGCGTTATTATCAGCTACAGCTGAAAAAATGCCACTCCTTGCCTGGAACTTAAACATGGGTGGACTTGTAAATGCTTTAGAAGTTGCTAGAGAACTAAATTGTAAGTTCTTTACACCTAGCTCAATTGGTGCGTTTGGTCCATCCACACCAAAAGATCAAACACCACAAGACACGATTCAACGTCCTACAACGATGTACGGAGTAAATAAGGTATCTGGTGAACTTCTTTGTGACTATTACTATCATAAATATGGTGTTGATACCAGAGGACTTCGTTTCCCAGGTTTAATCTCATATGCTACACCTCCTGGTGGTGGTACGACAGATTATGCTGTTGATATTTACTATAAAGCTATTGAAGACGCGAAGTACACATCTTACATTGCTGAAGGAACCTATATGGATATGATGTATATGCCTGACGCTCTAAATGCAATTATTAACCTAATGGAAGCAGACTCAACAAAACTAATTCATCGTAATGCTTTTAATGTTACTGCGATGAGCTTTGAACCGAGTCAAATTGCTGCTGAAATTAAAAAGCATATTCCAAACTTCGAAATGAATTATGATGTTGACCCAGTAAGACAAGGAATTGCTGATAGTTGGCCAAATTCTATTGACTGCTCTGCAGCAACACAAGAATGGGGCTTCAAAGCAGAATACGATCTAGCAAAAATGACGGTTGATATGCTAAATAAGCTAAAAAAAACTGTAACGGTATGA